TTTACCTTGAAGAAAGCTTAAAAATATTATCAGGCATACACACAAATACTGATCTATAAAGtttgctgttgcagtccagttcgcattgctggtagaaatcacccaaccaagagcaagttctcggaaaaaagaggtttattttggcttataggttcaagaggaagctccatgatggcagagaaaatgatggcatgagcagagggtagacattactccctggcccacataaattggacaacatgaacaggagagtgtgccaaatactggcatggggaaactggctataacacccataaacacgcccccaacaatacaccatctccaggaggcattaattcacaaatcttccatcaactgggaacctaacattcagaacactaagttttcagggacacctgaaccaaactacCACAACAAAGTATGGATTTTTAAGTTTTGCTCGTCGGCAATATtggcaaataatttaaaatttaaggtAAAAGAAATCATATGCAAATTGGTAAAAATGTTGTACATCTGTAGTCTAGGCCATATTCTTTGTGGTTCACTGTGTTTAATCTGAAGCCCTCACTACTCAGCGAGGGGTTAGGGTACTTATCCAGCCTTCTGTTGTGCTAACTGATGAAACTACTTATACCTAAAAAATGCATCAGTTTCCACGTAGAACttcttttttacatgtttttagCCAAACACTTtatcaactaattttttttttcattttaattatcatATTCAAGAACTCCACTTTAACACAAGGTTCACAAATCATCCTCTGGGAATGATTATTTGCATaaggaaatatttaaatgtgaaaccagttcttttcattttttgtgcTGATGTGTACACTCACGTTCcaactataaaattttcagtggtaGTACGttagtaaaaataatataaaaatcaagAGAAATATACAAATGTATCAGTATATTGTAAAGAAGTATCACTCATTGTAGCCTATTATAAGTAGTAAGAATCTGTACCGGGGAAATCTCTTTCAAAGGTTTATTCAAGATTATgttaagaaaactgaaaaatttaCCAAGATGACTTCCTGCAGTTTTAAAATTTGACTGGAAACCCAACCAATATTATCTAGAGTattaaaatactgtttaaaaacaATCATCAGAATTTGTTGTGAATAGAATTTGTTTCTCTGCTAGTTATTTACGTTCAATAAAACtaatgagaaaatgaaatgatttatATAACTAATTGGAAGCAATGTCTTAAAGTTctctgaaaatgaaaattctgCAATGTTGAGAGGACATAGAGATAAAAATAATAGTTCATTTTTTTAGAAATGTATAAAGCAAGAAGATTTTATAATAATGTGTTTAAAATGGAGCAGCCAACTTGCCTTTGTTCACATGGCCATAATTAGAGATAGAGGATGAAACTGATCAGAATTGACGTGGTAATAGAATAGTAAATCTTTCCACGTGACCTACATTTTATTTAAACTGTAGTCTTACACATATAGCAATTTGTTCCAACAATTTCTGCTGGTTTATGAGTGCCACTAGTTAACTTtccaggaatttttaaaaattggttgaTTTCGCAGTAGCTTGAGTTTAGCTGTTATGGAATTACTTATACTATAGAAATTAATTAACAGTATGGAGTAAGAATTTCTTCTATTCCTCAGAGAAATATTTCAACATTTTCCAGTGTATTAATAGGCAGAATGGCAGAAACAACTGTTATCACTATGTTACAGACGAGAGGATTGAAATATGGAAGACCCAAGTATGACATACATGTATACTCACATATGACAGAGGTGAAGTTCTGTCTATATACTGTTCTATTCTTCTGCAGAAGACAAAGGAAGTTCTGAGAAAAGAACAATCTGGACTGTGACTGACTATTTCTAGAAAGACCTGACTTCCTATTACCTACAGTCTTTGTTGCCAATATGTGCTAAGGGCCTGCCACCTATTTAAGATTCTGCTGGCCCATTCCATGGCTGAGTTTCTCAGCAGAGTGAACTACCACTAGCCAAGTACTATTCCCTCTCCGCTGGATGAATAACTTCCTCCTATAGGTAGCTACTCAAAGCCATCCTTTCTGACATGAGAGGAACATTTAGAAATACTAGCCTGGAGTCtagtaagatggctcagtggataaaatgcttgctgtttAAGCATAACCACAAGTGctggagttcaaatccccagaaaaATCCCAAGAAAATTCTATGCTGCTTAGAAGCTGTCTGTAATTACATTCTTCAGACATGGAGACAGAGGGTCCTCAGGCAAGCTGCTTGGCTAGACTTAGCTGAATTGTTGAGCTTTGGGTTTCCATGAATGAACCTGTGTCACTAAACAAGGTGGagtgcaattgaggaagacaccaaataTCAAGTTCTGCCAGCGACATGCATGCTCATACATGTGTACATCCACAAACATATGACCCtcgtgcatgtacacatacaacacacatacatgtgtaaaaaCAATGCAACAAACCTAACAAAAGACATTGGCCTGGTCATGCCACTTGTTTAAATGCTTTCAGAATTTCTTCATTGGTCTCAAGATCAGGTTAAATGTTCTTGCCATGCTTAACTTTGCAAAGGGATAAAAATTTCTTTGCACTTTCAGGTCTAACATCTTCAGCTTCTGTGCCTATTATGGGCACTCAGGTTTCATCATTTTGGATCCTTTTGTTTAGGTGCAGGAATTTCTGTGTATTCTTAGTTTTCCAGACAGCACAAGAAAGCCATGGAGATCCTGTCTGcttattaaaaatatagtttgACAGACAGTATGCATTGTGTATACATATCATATTGTTGTATCCACATAAGTTATTTATTTCTAttgtatatttttccattttgataAATAGTAGCCAGATCTTCCCCCTTCATAAGTATTGAATCCTGTTTAGGTAATTTGCACTTATCTGTACTTGTTTTTTCCCCTCCATCAActcttttattcctttcaaaTTTGATTTTCAGACAAATATGAAAACATGCTATAGAAGGGGAAAATTATTCcctatttctatttcctgaaatttattttagtaTTGCAACTACAAAAAATGGACCTTTGAACCTTCAGCATTTCAATGCTACTGACATGATTATCCAGCAAATATCTTTCGAATCATGTAAAAGACTGAAATTTTCTTGCAATCAACAGTAAATTGTTTAAAATTCTCAGTCTTTTATCTGACTGTTGAAAATGTCCAGGTTtctgaatattttaataaatagatGGAGATAAAGCCTGATAAAGagatgctaagaaaaaaaaaaaaaactcccacagAAAGCATCTTCAGAGCTAAAAAAGATTCCCTGACTCCATAGTCACCTTACATTTGGTACAGTCACAGATGAGAGATGCACTATGAATATGCTCATGCATGTAACGATTATACCTTGGTTTATTTCAAGAGTGGTTGGCCTCTTGTCATCTGTAAACACCTGCAATGTGGACAAATTGTGATACATGCATGTAAGCTATATTTACAatataaggaaagaaagacaatttAAAATAGAAGGGTAATTATTTACATGAttattcaataaaactttattaaataaatattaatcaaTAAATTGCATCTTTTTCTGCAATGCAAATAACTCTTAACTTTGGAACTGTGGAAGTAACCaagtaaatgttttaaaacagtACAACTAGAGGATCGTGGCTGCAGGCGTAGGACCACATTCGCGGGTTTTCCCGGCGACCGAGAGTCGTGGCTTACAGAAGAGATGAAATGTGGTCTGAGGGGCGTTATGACTATGAACGACTTCCAAGAGAAAGGGGACCTCCTCGGAATCACCCCAGTGATGGCTACCATAGAGTAGTTAATATTGTGCCAAAGAAATCACCTCTGCTAGAAAAGAAACCACCACTGCTAGAAAAGAGACCACCTCTGCTAGAAAAGAGACCACCTCTTCTAGACAGACCTGATGAAGGAAGCTACAGTAGATATTACAGTCATGTTGATTACCGAGACTATGACGAGGGCCGCAGTTTTTCTCATGATCGAAGAAGTGGTCCACCTCACAGAGGAGATGAAGCTGGTTATAGATGGACCAGAGATGATCATTCCATAAGCCGACAGCCTGACTACAGGGACATGAGGGATGGCTTTAGAAGAAGAAGTTTCTATTCTTCCCATTGTTCAAGAGAGCGGTCTCCTCATAAAAGAGATGCTCCTTTTTTCAGAGACTCACCTGTAGGCCGGAAGGACTCCCCGCACAGCAGATCTGGCTCCAGTGTCAGCAGTAGAAGCTATTCTCCAGAAAGAAGCAAAACGTACACTTTCCATCAATCCCAGCATAGAAGTAAGGAGAGACCCATCCAGTCTTTGAAAACATCAAGAGATACTTCACCCTCAAGTTCTTCAGCAGTTTCTTCATCAAAGGTGTTAGATAAATCAAGCAGGCTAACTGAGAAGGAACTTAGTGAGGCTGCAAGCAAATGGGCTGCTGAAAAACTAGAAAAGTCAGATGAAAATAATTTGCCTGAAATTTCCGAGTTTGAGACGGAATCCACGGCACCCTTGTTTATTGATCAGACAGGAGAACCCGAGGTGAACACAGTGGATGGCACAGAGTTGTTTGAAGACAGCCAGTTGACCAGTCGCTCTAAAGCAATAGCATCAAAAACCAAAGTGATTGAACAGGTTTATCGGCAAGATTGTGAGACTTTTGGGATGGTGGTGAAGATGCTGATTGAAAAAGATCCTTCATTAGAAAAATCCATACAGTTTGCACTGAGGCAGAATTTACATGAAATAGGTGAGAGGTGTGTGGAAGAACTCAAACATTTCATTGCAGAATATGATAGTTCTACCCAAGATTTTGGAGAGCCTTTTTAGGAGAATTAGTGTTGATGCCAAAAAGAAGTTTATAGGTCCTTCCTCTGATTGTGTGAATCCTTAATATTTTGTGATgaagaaaaatactttattataacTGGTCCTTTCTCATATCAAATAAACATCTAAAGTAGTCTGTTTAAAATATCTGAATCAAAAATGTTTTCTACATGGACAGTCTGCTAATATATATTCATGCCCCTCCCTCTAAAATATGATGGTCATTTAAAGCTTGAAAAAGCAGTTCTGGGAGCAGTTTTCTATACTTAACACATGTTCTTTAGTCTTCCACAATATGATCATTTGGTTACAAGTGTCATGTATAGTTAGAAATCATCCCACTTCAACAGTAGTCTGTTTGCATTTCATGTGAGTGATCCTATGTGAGAATATTAGCAGTTTGAGTTGTGATTCTATAGATTTAGGCTTGCTTTTCTTAATGTAACTCTTCACAATGTCAAGGTTTACCATCCTAATGAATTAGTACTTTGGTGTCTTAGAGAATATTTGCTTTGAGAAGAATTCTCAGTCAGTGATAAAACAGCACTTAAAATCTCTACAAAAGACCTCTGAGAATACAATACTGTTTTCCAAGTACATGAACTGAATGCATCTGTTCCACTAAAATACTCGTAAAACTTTGGACCATGCTGTCTGATGTGTAGTTTTAAACAACATCGTAGATAAGACTTAGAAGATGGAAGAGGGTTTTAAGGTTAAGATTTCTCAGAAACCCTTCTGATCATTAGAGGAAAACATAAATAGGCCCATACTCTGTATTAAAACTAACATGCTCATAGATTATTCTATTAATCTCTGTGATCTCAGTTCCTTGTTCTATGGTTCTTAAGAGGTTCTCAGCTCTTCAGAAGTattcctgaaagaaagaaagaaagaaagaaagaaagaaagaaagaaagaaagaaagaaagaaagaaagaaagaaagaagggaagggcaaGCAAGCAGAGAAGGCATTGAGGTCAGCATTGCTACCCCTTACCTCAAGAGTGAATGAACAAGTTACTTAGGAATCCCCAGCAACCAGTAGGGGAGTCCTGTCATTTCCTGGCCTCTTCCAGCAGCACAGTGATATTGAACCAAAATACATAATTTGTGACATTAGTGAGGAAACCTTAAAAATCATGGTTTTTATTAACTATCCAGTTTCATTATCTTCCTGTCCTTTATCCATTTTCACTCTATTCTCACTTCAAttccatcattaaaaaaaaaattgagatagagtcttattatgtagctcaggctggtctcaaactttccGTGTCAGTTTCCACATTGACTTTGAATTTATGATTCCCTTGCCTGAGTACTAGAGTTGTAGGTATGAGCCATCATGTCCAGCCATCTGCCATGACTTTGTGGCTTCTATTGATATTATCAAAAGAGCTACCCCAAAGTACATACAGATTATATTAAAAGTAGAAATAGAAGTATAAATAATTCTAATGGATCTGTAATGGATGCTTGAAATATGTATTAAGCTACTTCACAAATTAAAACTAATTGAggacaagatttatttttttaagtttcctaaATGAGACcacttggaatttttattttttcctttgataagTTATACATATCTAATTTTTCTAAAACATGATATTCTTCGTAAATATAAACAGTGATTTACTTGCTACTCATTTTTAGAGAGACTTTAAAAGATACTGCCATTAATTTTTCTTCccagggtttttcttttcttaaatattctagTCCCAGGATTTAGTTCTTCTAATCAAGGTGTTActagtttaaatataaaatttgagaaactACCAGTTTGCCAAGTTGTTCACTTGGTAGAAATTCATGAGGAAGGAAATCTAATAGATACATTTAAATATCAGTTCAACACAtagtttcttcctcttccttttgttcACATTACCGTCCACACACAAAGCTGTTTATAGCTTGCCAACAGTCTTCTTCTCCTAGGTGTGACACTgttaaatatgtttgttttgcttttgtttttttaaagtccaaTTTTAGGATCAATAAATTCAGATGTGTACTagaatatttattttgcaaaatgttttaattaaagtGATTTGTAAATTATCCATTGTTTTTGAATATACCTAATTGATGtgataaaattttcattgtcTTACCATAAAGCCTTGATGATCAACATGGGGGAAGCAGATATTGTAAAGCTTTTGTGAACTTTAAAACTGCAAAATAAAGCAACCaagatgaagtaaaaaaaaataaataaaaaaaaataaaacagtacaaCTATGACAAATATGAGAGATGAGGACAAGGAACTAGGTGCTAAGTTTAATGATGGCACGGGAAAGCATttcaaaaaaaggcaaaataaaacttCTAAGAAATGGTAATTTATGCCCAATCATAAGCAAAGTGGAAATGGTATGCAAGAAAATCTTTAGTATTCCTTCCATTTTACCTGCAGAACAAAAGATTTTTGATAGTTATTCAAAGGCAGAAAGGATTTTGCAGAGCACATTTGAATTTAAGGTGGATTTTGCATATCTTGAGATTTTAATTTGTTATAGTTGAAATAGcaaaataagacaggaaaagataAAATACCATTGACCAAAACAGTATTCAAGGTATGAAGTCTATGTGTCCTAAGGACTAGGTAGGAAACATCTTGAATCTCTACAATTTATAACACATTTTTGATGTTGTCACAAGTGTGTGGCCCAACATAGAAAGGATAAAAGACCAAACTAAAATGGAGATGGGTTACAAGAAGAAAgggataagggggctggagagatggcttagcggttaaacgcttgcctatgatgcctaaggaccccggttcgaggctggattccccagcacccacattagccagatgcataaggaggcacatgtgtctggagttcgtttgcagtggctggaggccctagcacgctcattttctctctctctctctctctctctctctctccctctttctctgtctgttgctctcaactaaataaaaataacaacaaaaaagtttagaaaagagaaaaggataaGGGTTAGAAAGAAtgcaggaaggagaaagggagatggGTTAGAGAGActtaggaaggagaaagagagataggttAGAGAGAATATagtaaggagaaagggagaaggattAGAGAGAACATATGGAGGAGAAACAGGTGGGCTACAGAGAATGTAGACATAGCACAAGTAGAGCCAGGATCTACACTATTCCTGAGTCTTTACTGCAGGTGAAGTTGGGAAACTGGCAAATTACATCCAGCAATTCTTCACACATCCTCACATTTGTTTTCTGTTAATCCCCTATTTTTCTGTGAGTGTATGTTTAGGTAGACACTCACTTCACATAGTCGTTTTCAGTTATTCATCCCACTGTTGCAAGAATTGTGTGCCCACAGCACACAATTGTATTTAAGTTTAGGATTATTTCATGATGATCATAGTTTGTGGCAAGGATGATCTAGGGATGAACCAAATTAGGGTATAACTCCAAAATTAAGATAATAAACTCTACCTTctgaggaggcagaagaaatATAACTGAGTAATTAAGTCAGTGTGGACATTGGTTATCCATGACTTATTCTGGATGGTTTCGTAGATATTTGTCCTATTAAACATTCTAAGATTCTCTTTTGAACAGAGAAATATGTAACACATGGTATATAAAGAAGTGGTCTTTGCTCTTAAGCAGCTTCCTGGATGCAGACCAGAGTAATTGTTGAAGAACAGATCACCACAGAAAGGCAAGCCAAGTTTGAGTACAAGTTTTATCCCAAGGAATTTTATGGCTCAAATCAGTGACCGGAAACATTTTCTTTGCAGAAAGCTTCTGATTCACAGTTTGGAAATTACCTTTCAAGCATTATACTGAATTTACATTTATTGACTTACTCAACTATCACATTGCCATATACCAGGTGCTTCACTGAAACAATGTGTCTTACTTCAGCACAGTGTACCCTGGTCACCACAGCGGTCTGTGAAGCTATGCATCCCCTTGCTATAAGATTTCCAAAGTAAAATGCAGAGTCTATTTTAGTTCCAGTCACTTATGTTAGGAATAATTCAATAACacatctgtgagggtgtttcacATTTCATTTGTGTTTTGGCTAGTTGGCAGGGGAATCCTGGTTaaaatctttaaattatttacattttaccTTGATTTTCTGCTCATGTTTagcaaatagatttttaaaaagtatttagtaTGTTCCAGAAAGAGATAGTCTTGGATGAAAGCTGCACAAAGTCTATTCACTGAAAAGACAGAGAGTTCTTTGCAAACTAATGAACTGTAATTCTGGGTTACACTGGTAAGAATAGCTGACATGAATCATATCTGGAAAGGTTGGACAACTTTGTTCTGCTGGTAAAATCCTGTTTCTGTGCTTTTGTATATCAAGATGTAGAACGGTGGTGTGTGCTGGCAACTACTCCTTTGTGTAATGCCAACTGGGTATCTGTGGGACTGTTTGCAATGAGGTGTTTGTTAgaggatttcatttttttattaattagtgttgtactcagtgaatacattcaagttggtaccattgttaggctcatccatgtcctaccccttccccctggcccctccttgttgaagtatatgggtcatgcattgtggagttagcccatagttatgggtaggagaaatgtctctgcagatCAAAACCCAACATGTGCTTTGGCTTTCATGGCATGTCTGAAGGctagatgcacatgcatttgtgtgtgctaTAGTACATTTGTATTGAGAAAGACCCCTTTTCTCTTGGGCAACAGGAATATCATCCTGACGGAGGGTCACTAGATACCCTTGTGAAATAATTAGAGCCTCAAGTTTTAGTTTACATGTGGTTTTAAAAATGACTCTTTTATGCAAATGTTAGGGAGAGTTGACATGGCTCCTTAATTGTCTTCTGCAAActgctgttttatttgtttttgtttatgcaGGCAGATTCTCACTATGTACTCTGGTTAGCCTGAAAATCACTAAGAAGACCAAGATGGCTTTAAATTTATGTCATTCATCTTACCTCTGTGTCCAGCATGCTGGAATCACAGGTTTGTGACCCCAGCAAGAAGCTTCTGCAACATTCTgctattaaatataatatatttaccATTGTGAATGTAAGGAATGTGGAAGTCTTTCATATTTCAGAAACACATAACTTTTGTATTTTCTCCCTATTGACACAGTGGTAAAAGTTTTGTAGACCAACCTAATTGtttcatgttttaaaacatatttttaaagaaattcttcagataAACAAGAAATTATTAACATTTCCTTATActaaccaatacacacacacacacacacacacacacacacacacacactcacacacacaagaataatTTTGGGTGTGGGggagttttttcaaggtagactctcactctagcccaggctgtcctggaactcactctgtagcttcagtcTTGTCACACattcacagagatcctactaCTTTGgcctctctcccaagtgctgggataaaaggtctGTGGCTGCTACTCCTGgcacaaataagtaatttaaaatgatGGGTGTGTTAACTTGCCTCTTTTTAAAGCCAACATCTTATTCAAGTTGAACTCCTGCAAACCTTTTTCTCTAtccttcagtttttatttctttctctctgtgacacTATGCAATAAACTTTTTAATGATGCCTGGCCTTGTATTGTCCCAACTAGTTGTAACTCCTCTAAGACAAGGATAAACTCATCTATTTCTGCTCCTGTTAGAGACTTTTGAAGTCCGGAGCACATAATAGGTGTCCAATAACtcctattgatttattttcacaaatattaAAGATTCATCGGATGCAATTGGGTCCAAAGCTAAAAGATAACATCCTTATGAATCAGAAGAATAATACAAAGTTGGAAAGTAAAATATTAATGGCAGATGAGATCTGCAGCTAGaggatttcctttttttattaattagtgttgtactcagtgaatacattcaagttggtaccattgttaggttcatccatgtcctaccccttccccctggcccctctttgttaaggtatatgggtcatgcattgtggagttagcccatagttatgggtaggagaaatgtctctgcagatcaaaacccaacatgtggctctgacattctttccaccccttttctgcaaaatttccttgagctatgttgggttcatttttggtatgccttagtgaagaggtgttgggggcctctgggtctctggatctctgatttggtaggtgtttattgttctctgtgtcaatatccttcacccttgtgctggaccaggttcaccaagaaaccagcaaccttgcttgttttgccaattattcttagtttcagctggggcccttttgaggtatgatggggtctacatctacctgaaaaagagaaacagattctccaacagagagtaaagttaccaCCAGACAAAgtagataacccttattttttatagagaatttaataggtgtaggccctcttgtagcccacaattggtggtagcttgatgatggagagcaagctcatgtttggatatggttctgacttatttctcagctccagctatgggtcccattccacaaatcaaaggcagttggtttcccaccatggttgtgtgctactattgcacttctgtgagcatcatgacaggttatttgctgctaagtaggttagaccatgagttgctttgacagatattggtcattttccctcagttgcccatgtagcaccttctggcactagatgtgcttactgtctggggactgacttgcttccagcttccagtcatgtattccattttatgtgtcaaccagtatgttgtcttcagcattaggatctagccattaacctttggtgggtcatcaattactttgagagaaatctgtctttcttttaggaaaccttgtaggtctctctgatcaaaagctcattgtgaatgataaccacatgctggtactgggagttacaagtcagtttAACTAATATAGAGGGTAGaggtggtgagagagagagagagagagggagagagagagaggctgtagaatattatggttagtcttcatcataccctctccagtatcttgtggcttaggtgttccctctaaggacctagaGGGTTTCTAATGCAAATCTTGACCAGATGCTTGCATATTATAATCAGAAATGCTAAACAGGAATGCAACTTCCAAACACTCAGCAGGCATGGAGCTAAGCCCCTGAGGGTTCACAATAAGCTagacagaaacaaagaagcaCAGTTGAGAATAAAGGAAATGGATACCTTTCTAGAACACAGCTGTTTGAAGACAAGCAAAATATCATTCTCAGTACTCAATTTATGTGGACAGGAAGCAGGTGTGAGCTGAGCTATATTTGCATGTAATTGTGTTTATGTAATTTACGTCTCTCTACATAGAGAAAGCAATTTATTTAATTGGTATAAATTTTAAGAACTTTTTGTACTCAATGTAGAAAcctttaaaatattatgtttcATTAACTAAGACTttattataatacatatataatatgatatTATTTGTATAGTACCTTAGTTTCTATTTTCTttggtctttaaaatatttatccagATCTTTCCCCACAGATTTTATCCTGGCCAAgccttatttcattcatttatttatttatctatctatctatttatttatttatgtgagagagggagaggcagaaacacacacacacacacacacacacgtacacacacagagaaagagagagagaaagaaatggggtgtactagggcctctagccactgcaagagcTGCAGCTACCCTTAGATCTCGGGAACTTCAGCTGGTCTTAGATCTCCAGACGCAGaggccttatcgtatggccttggtaaagcagacttcagacacagaggcatttatggccttggtggagcagacttcagacatgaaggcattgttttgagaaagtttcattttctgtatataagcttgtttgcctgaataaacttgagccttgatcagaattTGTCTTGGCtcaattccttgtgttcttgtctcagattcattcccactccctcctttggggTCTGTTTCGATTAGTGTTGCAGGCCGGCACAGCGTGGCACCTCGAACAGGGACCTGAATACCAGGGGCTTCAGTGAGGAATGCCAACATCAACCCAGGATCCCCGGAACAAAGTGAAACTAAAAAGAGGACTGTAGTTACCCACTCAGTCTTCTGGAAAGTAAGTCAGCacaattatgggacaagcaaagagtaaaaaggagctaattgctgtagtaaaagatattttaaaagcacaaggaattgggattgcttcaagttctttaagcaaatttttgattttgttaataaaaCCAGCCCTTGGTTTATAGAGCAGTGCAGAGAAAATTCTAACAGCAGATGATTGGAAATCTCTAGGCAAAGCttgtttatcaggaggatttgttctttttgtttgtgtgtgtgtgcatatgtgtgtgttcattgtgcttgctagttatGTCATGTTtatgactgtttgtaactaaagagatgagacggaTACAGGTaacacccctttctcttctagagaaccatttcaaggaagtCAAAGACCTGAgcacagaaattaaaaaggaaaagttaaatgtcttttgtaggagtgaatttgccagatatttgttctaggtcaacttcaccttacatagGGGATTgttaaaaacaacagaactccctctgaagaggtaacttataatttgtctgataatataaaaaatgattgtaatgtcctgttacttaaaaggaggagg
This is a stretch of genomic DNA from Jaculus jaculus isolate mJacJac1 chromosome 9, mJacJac1.mat.Y.cur, whole genome shotgun sequence. It encodes these proteins:
- the LOC101595690 gene encoding periphilin-1-like isoform X2, whose amino-acid sequence is MWSEGRYDYERLPRERGPPRNHPSDGYHRVVNIVPKKSPLLEKKPPLLEKRPPLLEKRPPLLDRPDEGSYSRYYSHVDYRDYDEGRSFSHDRRSGPPHRGDEAGYRWTRDDHSISRQPDYRDSPVGRKDSPHSRSGSSVSSRSYSPERSKTYTFHQSQHRSKERPIQSLKTSRDTSPSSSSAVSSSKVLDKSSRLTEKELSEAASKWAAEKLEKSDENNLPEISEFETESTAPLFIDQTGEPEVNTVDGTELFEDSQLTSRSKAIASKTKVIEQVYRQDCETFGMVVKMLIEKDPSLEKSIQFALRQNLHEIGERCVEELKHFIAEYDSSTQDFGEPF
- the LOC101595690 gene encoding periphilin-1-like isoform X3; the protein is MWSEGRYDYERLPRERGPPRNHPRDEAGYRWTRDDHSISRQPDYRDMRDGFRRRSFYSSHCSRERSPHKRDAPFFRDSPVGRKDSPHSRSGSSVSSRSYSPERSKTYTFHQSQHRSKERPIQSLKTSRDTSPSSSSAVSSSKVLDKSSRLTEKELSEAASKWAAEKLEKSDENNLPEISEFETESTAPLFIDQTGEPEVNTVDGTELFEDSQLTSRSKAIASKTKVIEQVYRQDCETFGMVVKMLIEKDPSLEKSIQFALRQNLHEIGERCVEELKHFIAEYDSSTQDFGEPF
- the LOC101595690 gene encoding periphilin-1-like isoform X1 translates to MWSEGRYDYERLPRERGPPRNHPSDGYHRVVNIVPKKSPLLEKKPPLLEKRPPLLEKRPPLLDRPDEGSYSRYYSHVDYRDYDEGRSFSHDRRSGPPHRGDEAGYRWTRDDHSISRQPDYRDMRDGFRRRSFYSSHCSRERSPHKRDAPFFRDSPVGRKDSPHSRSGSSVSSRSYSPERSKTYTFHQSQHRSKERPIQSLKTSRDTSPSSSSAVSSSKVLDKSSRLTEKELSEAASKWAAEKLEKSDENNLPEISEFETESTAPLFIDQTGEPEVNTVDGTELFEDSQLTSRSKAIASKTKVIEQVYRQDCETFGMVVKMLIEKDPSLEKSIQFALRQNLHEIGERCVEELKHFIAEYDSSTQDFGEPF